The Synechococcales cyanobacterium CNB genome includes a window with the following:
- a CDS encoding flagellin, translated as MSRINTNVQSLVAQRVLGLNNSNLSKSLERLSTGLRINRGKDDPAGLIASEALRAELKATNAAIANAQRADQVVNIAEGGLQEISGLLTELQGLLTASSNSAGLSQDERQANQLQIDSILQTIDRISSSTAFQGMKLLNGNMDFTVESVSSAITDYRINAAKFTGSSLGVDLVVTQSAQQGIMFLSMGGTALNFGGANAGNFTIEITGSKGSRELSFASNTSLATIVANINSFTDVTGLVASVAAEGAFTGGFTIKSDGFGSNEFVSVKVVNDAGIQNGDDNLGIYHFESDDASTVNTTIAAKFDSNTAANGLRDSGQDVGININGIAATSRGKTARINTDTLDLEVTLATADAQSLQTLSAFTITGGGASFQLAGSVDIAGKVSLGIADFAVRKLGNSSIGFLNDLAAGRAYNIVDSDGTSAQKIVGEAIAQISAARGRLGAFQKNTVGATIRSLGIAVENTAAAESSIRDADFASETAELTRSQILAQASTQVLALANSQPQAALALLG; from the coding sequence ATGAGTCGGATCAACACGAACGTTCAGTCCCTGGTGGCCCAGCGCGTGCTCGGCCTGAACAACTCGAACCTCAGCAAGTCGCTCGAGCGGCTGAGCACCGGCCTGCGGATCAACCGCGGGAAGGACGACCCCGCGGGGCTGATCGCCTCCGAGGCCCTCCGCGCCGAACTCAAGGCGACGAACGCCGCGATCGCCAACGCCCAGCGTGCCGATCAGGTCGTGAACATCGCCGAGGGCGGTCTGCAGGAGATCTCCGGTCTGCTCACCGAGCTCCAGGGCCTCCTCACCGCCAGCTCGAACTCCGCCGGCCTCTCTCAGGACGAGCGTCAGGCGAACCAGCTCCAGATCGACTCCATCCTCCAGACCATCGACCGCATCTCCAGCAGCACCGCCTTCCAGGGCATGAAGCTCCTGAACGGCAACATGGACTTCACGGTCGAGAGCGTCTCGTCGGCCATCACCGACTACCGCATCAACGCCGCCAAGTTCACCGGCTCCAGCCTCGGCGTCGACCTCGTCGTGACCCAGTCCGCCCAGCAGGGCATCATGTTCCTCTCCATGGGCGGCACCGCGCTGAACTTCGGAGGCGCGAACGCCGGCAACTTCACCATCGAGATCACCGGCAGCAAGGGAAGCCGCGAGCTTTCCTTCGCCTCCAACACCTCGCTCGCCACCATCGTCGCCAACATCAACAGCTTCACCGACGTGACCGGCCTCGTCGCCTCGGTCGCTGCCGAGGGCGCCTTCACCGGCGGCTTCACCATCAAGAGCGACGGCTTCGGCTCCAACGAGTTCGTCTCCGTCAAGGTCGTCAATGACGCCGGCATCCAGAACGGCGACGACAACCTCGGCATCTATCACTTCGAGTCCGACGACGCCTCCACCGTCAACACCACGATCGCCGCCAAGTTCGACTCCAACACCGCCGCCAACGGTCTCCGCGACTCCGGTCAGGACGTCGGCATCAACATCAACGGCATCGCGGCCACCTCGCGCGGCAAGACCGCACGCATCAACACCGACACCCTCGACCTCGAGGTCACTCTCGCCACCGCCGACGCCCAGTCGCTCCAGACCCTCTCCGCCTTCACCATCACCGGCGGCGGCGCGTCCTTCCAGCTCGCCGGCTCCGTCGACATCGCCGGCAAGGTCTCCCTCGGCATCGCGGACTTCGCGGTCCGCAAGCTCGGCAACAGCAGTATCGGCTTCCTCAACGACCTCGCCGCCGGCCGCGCCTACAACATCGTCGATAGCGACGGCACGTCCGCCCAGAAGATCGTCGGCGAGGCCATCGCCCAGATCTCCGCAGCCCGCGGACGCCTCGGCGCCTTCCAGAAGAACACCGTCGGCGCCACCATCCGCTCCCTCGGCATCGCGGTCGAGAACACCGCCGCCGCCGAGAGCTCGATCCGCGACGCCGATTTCGCCTCCGAGACCGCCGAGCTGACCCGCTCGCAGATCCTCGCCCAGGCCTCGACCCAGGTTCTGGCGCTCGCCAACTCGCAGCCGCAGGCCGCCCTGGCCCTCCTTGGCTGA
- the csrA gene encoding carbon storage regulator CsrA, with amino-acid sequence MLVLSRQRDETIMIGDVIEITVVDIRGDKVRLGITAPTTIAVHRKEVYEAIRRENEQASRLDGGDAQLLSQTIQPGPARAGVRSRAAELARPVRPQTAATAPTPAAPRAR; translated from the coding sequence ATGCTCGTTCTTTCCCGTCAGCGCGACGAGACGATCATGATCGGAGACGTGATCGAGATCACGGTCGTCGACATCCGGGGCGACAAGGTCCGCCTCGGCATCACCGCGCCGACGACCATCGCCGTTCATCGCAAGGAGGTCTACGAGGCCATCCGACGCGAGAACGAGCAGGCGTCTCGCCTCGACGGCGGGGACGCCCAACTGCTCAGCCAGACCATCCAACCCGGGCCGGCGCGGGCGGGCGTTCGCTCGCGCGCCGCGGAACTCGCACGTCCCGTCCGTCCCCAGACCGCCGCGACCGCGCCGACGCCGGCCGCGCCACGCGCTCGATGA
- a CDS encoding flagellar assembly protein FliW, which translates to MEVRTTRFGVIEIAEDRVITFPRGLLGFPEHTRYCLLEPGEDACFFWLQSLDDPELAFVVTDPSLFVPDYSVPIRPEQMAELGLSRLEDSQVFVIVNKVDQTLTGNLQGPLVINTLTRAGEQLVLAEKRWTTRHALMKVAPAPRAASA; encoded by the coding sequence ATGGAAGTGCGTACCACTCGCTTCGGGGTGATCGAGATCGCGGAGGACCGCGTGATCACCTTCCCGCGCGGGCTGCTCGGGTTCCCCGAGCACACGCGCTACTGCCTCCTCGAACCCGGAGAAGACGCCTGCTTCTTCTGGCTCCAGTCGCTCGACGACCCGGAACTGGCGTTCGTCGTCACCGATCCGAGCCTGTTCGTGCCCGACTACTCCGTGCCCATCCGTCCCGAGCAGATGGCCGAACTCGGGCTGTCCCGCCTCGAGGACTCGCAGGTGTTCGTGATCGTGAACAAAGTGGACCAGACCCTGACGGGCAATCTGCAAGGCCCCCTGGTCATCAACACGCTGACCCGCGCGGGCGAGCAGCTCGTGCTCGCGGAGAAGCGGTGGACGACGCGGCACGCCCTGATGAAGGTCGCGCCCGCGCCGCGAGCCGCCTCCGCGTGA
- the flgK gene encoding flagellar hook-associated protein FlgK — protein sequence MSLTAAMLASQSALHAAQAGIQVAANNIANAATPGYSRQVAHLSPIRGVAIGNGGTIGRGVIVQDVRRQVNEALLARSWGSMSEHAAAEQRFQSMSAVESALNELSGFDLSSELAAFFNAWSERANLTESSAVVVQRGLQLADSVRRLRSDLGATRAQIDGQLAGEVAQASSLLDRIAEINRTIADAEQGVRTANDLRDQRDLLVGQLAEMIDVNVVEQPDGRYDVLIGSSPVVLGGTARGLEMRQVTIDGVTQVRVTIRSSGQEVRPSGGRIGGLLTARGDGITRTIDALDTVATQLIFAVNGAHATGTNASGLPDTSSELRLSPADRSLALNDPANSALASLPFAPRTGGFLVNVRHVATGLVQSVRIGVDLDGITASGTSGFADDTSAESIAAALNAVGNLSAGFTPDGRLRVAAGTGYDFSFSDDTSGVLATLGVNAFFTGRDASDVGVRSDLAANPSRLMTGAMVDGRFVENATALRIAGLQDTAIEGLGGRTLRAAWSDAVQTVAVSTQAAQLRAEAARVVRDSLDAQRASVSGVSLDEESMNLLNFQKQYQGAARVIALADQLLDSLMSIL from the coding sequence GCATCCAGGTCGCCGCGAACAACATCGCCAACGCCGCGACTCCGGGCTACTCGCGGCAGGTCGCGCACCTTTCGCCCATCCGGGGCGTCGCCATCGGCAACGGGGGCACCATCGGGCGCGGCGTCATCGTGCAGGACGTCCGCCGCCAGGTCAACGAGGCTCTCCTCGCCCGCTCGTGGGGGAGCATGTCCGAGCACGCCGCCGCCGAGCAGCGCTTCCAGTCCATGTCCGCCGTCGAGAGCGCGCTCAACGAACTCAGCGGCTTCGACCTGTCCTCCGAGCTCGCCGCCTTTTTCAACGCATGGTCCGAGCGGGCGAACCTCACCGAGTCCAGCGCGGTCGTGGTGCAGCGCGGCCTGCAACTGGCGGACTCCGTCCGCCGCCTGCGCTCCGACCTCGGCGCGACCCGCGCGCAGATCGACGGCCAACTCGCCGGAGAGGTCGCCCAGGCGTCAAGCCTGCTGGACCGCATCGCCGAGATCAACCGCACGATCGCCGATGCCGAACAGGGGGTTCGCACCGCCAACGACCTGCGCGACCAGCGAGACCTGCTCGTCGGCCAGCTCGCCGAGATGATCGACGTGAACGTCGTCGAGCAGCCCGATGGCCGATACGACGTCCTCATCGGCTCCTCCCCCGTCGTGCTCGGCGGCACGGCGCGCGGGCTGGAGATGCGCCAGGTCACCATCGACGGCGTCACGCAGGTCCGGGTCACCATCCGCAGCAGCGGCCAGGAGGTCAGGCCGAGCGGTGGACGCATCGGGGGCCTCCTCACGGCGCGCGGTGACGGCATCACCCGCACGATCGACGCCCTCGACACCGTCGCCACCCAACTCATTTTTGCCGTCAATGGCGCGCACGCGACCGGCACGAACGCCTCGGGACTTCCCGATACGTCCTCCGAACTCCGACTCTCGCCCGCCGATCGCTCGCTCGCGCTCAACGATCCCGCGAACTCCGCTCTCGCCTCGCTCCCCTTCGCCCCGCGCACCGGCGGCTTCCTCGTCAACGTCCGCCACGTCGCCACCGGTCTCGTCCAATCCGTTCGCATCGGCGTCGATCTCGACGGCATCACGGCGTCCGGCACAAGCGGGTTCGCCGACGACACGTCCGCCGAATCCATCGCTGCCGCGCTGAACGCGGTCGGCAATCTCTCCGCGGGCTTCACGCCGGACGGCCGGCTCCGTGTCGCCGCCGGCACAGGCTACGACTTCTCGTTCTCCGACGACACCTCGGGCGTGCTCGCTACGCTCGGTGTGAACGCCTTCTTCACCGGGCGAGACGCTTCGGACGTCGGTGTTCGATCCGACCTCGCCGCCAATCCCTCGCGTCTGATGACGGGCGCGATGGTTGACGGGCGGTTCGTCGAGAACGCCACCGCGCTCCGCATCGCAGGCCTTCAGGACACGGCGATCGAAGGCTTGGGCGGGCGCACGCTCCGCGCCGCATGGTCCGACGCCGTGCAGACCGTCGCGGTCTCGACGCAGGCCGCTCAGCTCCGCGCCGAGGCGGCCCGCGTCGTCCGCGACAGCCTCGATGCCCAGCGCGCTTCCGTCAGCGGCGTCAGCCTCGACGAAGAGTCCATGAACCTCCTCAACTTCCAGAAGCAGTACCAGGGCGCGGCCCGCGTCATCGCCCTTGCCGACCAGCTCCTCGACTCCCTCATGTCCATCCTCTGA
- a CDS encoding flagellin — protein MARINTNIPSMIAQAHLRSTNAELGLRLERLSTGLRINRGSDDPAGLITSERIRSDLEGVRQALRNAERSSNVIATTEASLAEVNDLLNSIRALIVEAANTGANSEDERNANQLQIDSAIDSITRISNTATFGGLKLLNGSLDYTLSGLAPSAIDHARITHASFVGNAAIQVDVDVIASAQTGNLFYNGGTTPPGEVLSTVTLEIAGPKGVQVLTFASGIPLSDVANAINKLSSATGVKAQLINGDVNSGVVFSSVDYGSAAFVSVKRLNPPNNPSDDAWILHKFNDGVPMPDYTGGFPWTDVITATRDKGQDVSALVNGIVGSGNGLRVKLSTQTLGVDLLLDADFATDPTSSSSTFYVTGGGAMFQVGPEVSIQQQINVGIPSVAASNLGATLINGTLAFLSSLKSGGENSITASMARNDFTGANQVIAAAIDETSVLRGRLGAFERNVVQTNVRSMQAAFENLSASSSAIRDADFALETSQLNRAQILASAGATVLTIANQQAQQVLQLLG, from the coding sequence ATGGCTAGGATCAACACGAACATCCCCAGCATGATCGCGCAGGCGCACCTGCGCTCCACCAACGCGGAACTGGGGTTGAGGCTCGAACGCCTGTCCACCGGGCTGCGGATCAACCGCGGCAGCGACGACCCGGCGGGCCTCATCACGTCCGAGCGCATCCGATCGGACCTCGAGGGCGTGCGCCAGGCCTTGCGCAACGCGGAGCGCTCCAGCAACGTCATCGCCACGACCGAGGCCTCCCTCGCCGAGGTGAACGACCTGCTGAACTCCATCCGTGCCCTCATCGTCGAGGCCGCCAACACCGGCGCAAACTCCGAGGACGAGCGCAACGCCAACCAGCTCCAGATCGACTCGGCCATCGACTCCATCACCCGCATCAGCAATACCGCCACCTTCGGCGGTCTCAAGCTCCTCAACGGCTCCCTCGACTACACGCTCTCGGGACTCGCTCCCAGCGCCATCGACCACGCCCGCATCACCCACGCCAGCTTCGTCGGCAACGCCGCCATCCAGGTCGACGTGGACGTCATCGCCTCCGCCCAGACCGGCAACCTCTTCTACAACGGCGGCACCACGCCCCCGGGCGAGGTGCTCTCCACCGTCACACTCGAGATCGCCGGACCCAAGGGCGTCCAGGTGCTCACCTTCGCCTCCGGCATCCCGCTCTCCGACGTCGCCAACGCCATCAACAAGCTTTCCTCCGCCACGGGCGTCAAGGCACAACTCATCAACGGCGACGTCAACTCCGGCGTCGTCTTCAGCAGCGTGGACTACGGCTCTGCCGCCTTCGTCTCCGTCAAGCGCCTCAACCCGCCCAACAACCCCAGCGACGACGCTTGGATCCTGCACAAGTTCAACGATGGCGTCCCCATGCCCGACTACACCGGCGGGTTCCCCTGGACCGACGTCATCACCGCCACACGCGACAAGGGACAGGACGTCTCTGCGCTCGTCAACGGCATCGTCGGCAGCGGCAACGGACTCCGCGTCAAACTCAGCACCCAGACCCTCGGCGTGGACCTCCTCCTCGACGCCGACTTCGCCACCGACCCGACCTCCTCCAGCAGCACCTTCTACGTCACCGGCGGCGGGGCGATGTTCCAGGTCGGTCCCGAGGTCTCCATCCAGCAGCAGATCAACGTCGGCATTCCCTCCGTCGCCGCCTCGAACCTCGGCGCGACGCTCATCAACGGCACCCTCGCGTTCCTCTCCTCGCTCAAGTCAGGTGGTGAGAACTCCATCACCGCTTCGATGGCACGCAACGACTTCACGGGGGCGAACCAGGTCATCGCCGCCGCAATCGACGAGACATCGGTCCTCCGAGGCCGACTCGGCGCCTTCGAGCGCAACGTGGTGCAGACCAACGTCCGCTCGATGCAGGCCGCGTTCGAGAACCTGAGCGCAAGCAGTTCCGCCATCCGCGACGCGGACTTCGCCCTCGAGACTTCGCAACTGAACCGTGCCCAGATCCTCGCCTCGGCCGGCGCGACCGTGCTCACGATCGCCAACCAGCAGGCGCAGCAGGTTCTCCAGTTGCTCGGCTGA